In Sphingobacteriales bacterium, the DNA window CTTCATCGGCATTGTTGACCAAAACGAAAGTGTCGGCAAACCAGCAATTGCCATATCTGCCGGCATTGGGAATGACTCCGCTGGCTTCATTGCTGACAATGTAATATTTGGTATTCATCATATTAAGGGTAGGAGTGAGCTGAAAATCAGGAAATCCTGACTGATTAAGGCTCTTGGCAAAGCGGTCTATTTCGTTGGTGAAATGCCGTTCAATCATTTCCTGATACCTTACCATCTTGGCACCATGGTAACCTCCGATGAGTTTGTGATAATAGGCTCTTGAACAATCAGCCCATGGATTGTTGGTGAGGTCGAGGACACGATAGTGCGGATCGGGGTCCTGAAGAACAGACATATCGGCAGGCGTAAGTTCCACAAAGGCTTTGTTGGCGCGGGGTTTTCTGACAAAGTCATCGCTGTTGAAATATCTTCTGTCAACTCCCCACATATCAACCAGCACGATAAGGGCTAAAATCCCATATACATGATTGGTTTTCAGTTTTTCTTTCAGCCAGAAAAAGAGGGTGGCAGCAGCAATCAGAACAAAGACAAAGGAGCGTAAAGCATCGGTTTTGAGGAGGCGGGCACGGTCTTCTCGAAGCACGTCCACAGGCCATCCGTTTTTCTGAAGGGTTTCATCAATGCTTGCCACAAAATCAAACAGTGCACCACCGAAAAGTGCGAAAAACAAAGTCAATCCTCCTACTCCGTAAAAGCTGTATTTCAATGCTTTAAGAAAATCTTCCCTTTTTGTTTTCCCATTTAAAAACTCAGTAACAGCCATGCCTGAAAGTATGGGAACCATCAGGCCTACCATGAGTAAAAAGGTCATGGGCACCCGGAATTTATTAAAGAGCGGAAAATAATCAAAAAAGAGGTTGTTTAAAGCCGGGAAATTTTCTCCCCATGCGAGCATCAGCGACAGTAATACTGAGCTGAAAATCCACCACTTATAACGATGTTTGACGACAAACATCCCAAGTACAAACAGAAAGATGACGATGGCTCCGATGTAAATAGGCCCGGCAGTGGTCTGAAGAGTACCCCAGTAAGTAGGAATTTGTTTGAGCTGTTGCCTTGACAGGCCATATTTTGCCATTTTGGAATTTTCCCCAAGTTTTTCTACAGAGGATCCTCCGGCAAAGTAAGGAATCAGCAAGGTAAAACTTTCCCTGACACCGTAACTCCAGCTAAAGGCATAGTCTTTTTCGAGCCCCTTGCCTGTATTGCTTTTAGAACTGAGTTCCGAGCCCCCGCGCATGGTATAATCCGTGTATTCACGGGTTACCCATAAGGCCGTAATATTTACCCCGACTGCCAGTATTAGGGCGATTGCCAACACACCGATTTGTTTTAAAAATGAAAGTAAAGCCTTGTTTTTAACAACATAAATCAGTTCGACAATCATCAGAATCATCAGCATCATGAAGGTATAATAGGTAATCTGGTAGTGGTTGGCCCTGATTTGGAGGGCAAGCGCCAGTGTGGTAACGACAAGACCCCAGAACAGCTTGTTTTTTAGGGTCAGAATAACACCTGCCAGAATCAGTGGGGCAAGGCCTACCGCAAGTGCTTTGGTCAGGTGACCCGCTTCGACATTGATAAAGTTATAAGACCCAAATGCAAAGGCAAGGGCAGTGATAAACGAAACGGGTACACTGCTACCCAGCACCAGCATCAAAATATAGAAGCAGATAAAATAGACAAAAATATAACTGAGCGGCTCAGGCAAATAAAGTCTGATGGTGTAAATCAGATAAGAGGCAATGTTTTTGGGATAAATAATCCAGATCATATAGTTGGGCATGCCTCCGAAAATGGCATTGGTCCAGAGAGGAAATTCTCCTGTTTTCTTGTAATAATCGTAAGTTTCTTTCTGCATGCTTTTCGCCATTACTATATCGTGCTGCCGCAGGGTTTTCCCTTCAAAAACAGGTGAAAAATAGATGGAAATGATGGCCAGAAATACCACAATGGCAATCAGATGAGGTAAAAGTTTTTTGAAATCAGCTTTATTCTTCATGATTATGTTTGAAAATGGTTAATAAAACATTTCTTTCAGGCTTGCGAAATTAAAGTTTTCATAAGGACAGTAAAAATGATTAATAGACACCGGGGAATTAACAAAGTAGGCAGTAGGCAGTTTTCAGCAGGCATGAAAAAACGCGGAATACAGAAAAATATAAATCGCAAATCCTAAATCCAAAATCGCAAATCGGAACGTAGAACATGTAACATAATCATCCTGTTAACAATATCACTTTGGTATCTGACTCACCCCCGGCCCCTCTCTTTCAAAAAGAGAGGGGAGCTAATGGCATTTTCGGATTTTAAGATTGTATCATAAAACAAAAAATCGACACACATCAAGTCCC includes these proteins:
- a CDS encoding YfhO family protein — encoded protein: MKNKADFKKLLPHLIAIVVFLAIISIYFSPVFEGKTLRQHDIVMAKSMQKETYDYYKKTGEFPLWTNAIFGGMPNYMIWIIYPKNIASYLIYTIRLYLPEPLSYIFVYFICFYILMLVLGSSVPVSFITALAFAFGSYNFINVEAGHLTKALAVGLAPLILAGVILTLKNKLFWGLVVTTLALALQIRANHYQITYYTFMMLMILMIVELIYVVKNKALLSFLKQIGVLAIALILAVGVNITALWVTREYTDYTMRGGSELSSKSNTGKGLEKDYAFSWSYGVRESFTLLIPYFAGGSSVEKLGENSKMAKYGLSRQQLKQIPTYWGTLQTTAGPIYIGAIVIFLFVLGMFVVKHRYKWWIFSSVLLSLMLAWGENFPALNNLFFDYFPLFNKFRVPMTFLLMVGLMVPILSGMAVTEFLNGKTKREDFLKALKYSFYGVGGLTLFFALFGGALFDFVASIDETLQKNGWPVDVLREDRARLLKTDALRSFVFVLIAAATLFFWLKEKLKTNHVYGILALIVLVDMWGVDRRYFNSDDFVRKPRANKAFVELTPADMSVLQDPDPHYRVLDLTNNPWADCSRAYYHKLIGGYHGAKMVRYQEMIERHFTNEIDRFAKSLNQSGFPDFQLTPTLNMMNTKYYIVSNEASGVIPNAGRYGNCWFADTFVLVNNADEEIDTLDHFDLRKTAVVDKRFADMLKTHVYPADSNDVINFNGYKPHELKYLTVSDKAHLAVFSEVYYDKGWNAYLDGKKVPHFRVNYILRAMIVPEGEHEIVFKFEPRSYYTGENISLIFSVIIGLLLFYALFREVFGPVVPAKKN